The sequence below is a genomic window from Fulvitalea axinellae.
ATTCCGTCACGGCCATATACACCTCTACATCGTCCAGCACCTGCTCCAGCGTCAACTCGCCGCCCAGAAAACAGTCCACAAAAAGCTTTTCCGCTTTCTTGTAGCTGTCCATCCGGCCGTTCTCGTCTTCCGCCAGATTCTCGGCCGCCGCCATTTCCTGACGCGTAGGCATTCGGAAAAACAAGGCCTTGCCGTCCATGTCCAAATACTTAACCTTGCCGTGCTTCTCTTTCCACGCCCTCACGTCCGCCTCGCAAGCTTTCGGCACTTTGAATTCTTGCGCTTCCGCGTCTTTGTTTCCCGTTTTGTCAGCCATCTGAATACCGTTTAAACAGTTTTTAAATACTTGTTAAAAAGGGATAAGGCCCCGTAGCCGAGGCCAAATCCGAACTCTACACGCGATGCTCGATCCGCAAGCACTTGAAAGGTATCGACACCTTCATATGGGTGTTGCCCTGGCCGAACTTCTTGCCCGACTCCGCGAACTTCACGCCCACAAGGCGGTCCACCGTAGTCTTGGCCGCCAAGCCTCCGGCTGTCTGGCCCTTCGGCACATAGCTCACGATAATGTCCACTTCCAGATCGGTCACGTCATCATCGCCCCGTTTCTTGGCTTCGGCCACCATCGCCTCATAGCCCGACTGAAGCATTTCCATGCTTCCCTCGTGCGTCTTGTTTCCCTCGCCGATAAACAGCGGATTCCTTCCCGCGCCGTACACGTGCTCCAGCTCCTTGCTCGTCTTGTACTCGATATCAGTCAGCTCCGCTATCGGCCTGCCGTCCATGATCACCGACAGCTCGTACCAGCTGTATTGCGCCGTTTTGGTATTGAATGTCTCCATTACTCCAGGCTTTTAGCGAATCCCAAATTAACCTCTATGTTCTTGTGGTAAGACCTGGGCAACACCGACAAACGGACCTCCGTTTTACCCGTGCCCAGCGTGTCCTGTCCGGCGTCCACATAACTGCCGAAAGCACTTATCTCGCCGTTCGCAGTCATAGCTTGGTTCACCGCGTCGTCGATTTTGCCCTGCAAGCGCTTCAGCTCGCCCGGCGAAATCCTGCCCCCGCGGTCCACGGCGTAGTCGTCGTTCACAAAGTCCAGGTACACCCCGTAGGCTATCCGCTGTACCTTGTCTATCACCCTGCCTCTGGCGAAGCTGGCGTAATCGTCCGTATTCGAAGTGGCCGCGGGGTCGTCGTTGTAGAAGTACCCGGCCTTGCCCACCCGCACCAGCGGAAACACGTAACCCTTGTCGTGCAACGTGTCCGCCTTGGGCACAAAGGCCTCAGCGGTGGTCGCCCCGTCGGTCAGGTAAGCCTCGTCCACGCCAAGGTCGCCCGAGGCCACGCGCCCGATATTCCGCTGTACGGCGATTTTGGAGTAAAGCCCCAGCAGAAATCCCACCTTGGCCTCTTCGGTCGCCTTGGCTCCGTGCATCGTTATCTGCACCCGGTTGTCGCTCGCCGTCTTCAGGTTTTTCAGCTTGCTCACGTCTCCGTCCCAAGCCCTGCCCGGAAGGATGCACCGGGTAGGCATATGCCTGCCCGCCAAGTCCTCGCAAAGCGCCTGCGCCTTGCCCATCGCCGCATATACGTCCGGGTCCAGCCCTTCCGTTATCGTCGGCGTATAGCTCTCGGCCCTCTCGGGGTTCACGCCCCAGATCCGCACCCGCCCGTTCGACGCCTGCAACAGCTTTTTGGCCAAGTCCTTGGTCACGTCGCAAATGTCCTCCAAACTTGTCTCCCCGCTCACCAGCAACAGCCAAAGCTCCTGGCCGTCACCGGCCTGTCCGTAAAATTCCCGGACCTCCGCCAGCGCCAAGCCCGTCAGGCCCAGGGCCTCGGCCTCCGCCAGGCTATGTACCGCCTTGGCCTCGTTTAGACCGATATGGTCCGTGGCCGTACCCGAAAGCACCAGCCCGGCCACGCCGTCGCCCGAAGGGTCGGAGCCCCCGAGGGCCCCGTTCCCAAGCGTAAATGTTACGTCCGGTTTCATTCGCCTTTCAGTTTAGCCAGTTCCTCTTCGTCCTTCTTCAGGCTCGCCTCGCGCTCCGCGCGGGTGTCCTCGTCCAGATCCTCCAGAAGCTTCTCTTTTCCCCAAGCTATATCCCTTTCCAGCGCCTCGATCCGTTCCGCTTCCAGCCCGTCCGCCGCAGGGTCGGGCCTGTCCACCGTCTCCACTTCGCCCGGCTTGCCCGTCAGCGTCAACTGGTGGTTCCTGGCGTCGTTGGGCTTCGCGAAAGCCATCCCGTCCGTAGTAAAGTGGAAGCGCTTCACGTCCGGGTGCGCGTCAAAATATTCCTTATGCCTTTCTTCCATTCCGTTTCCTTTTGTCCATTACGTTCCTGATCATATGCGACCCGAAGAAAAAGGCCGCCACCATCATCGCCAAGGTGAAAATGCTTGTCGCCACCTCGAAGATGAACTTGGCGTATTCCCGGTCGAAAGGGTAGGCCGCTACGGCCCCCACCACCAAACCCAGAAACACCGCCATAATCATCACGGCCAGATAGCGCCGTGTCACGCTCCGTGTACCGTTTTCCTCCAGCGTGCCCTTCACATACTCCGTATGCGCCCGCACCCTTTCCATATCCGCCTCGGCCCGCTCTTCGTTTGTATAAAACATCTTGTCGATGCCCGACGTCACGGTGTCGAACATCTTCTGGGCGTCCAGGTTCTTTTTGCCGAAAAGCCCCATATCAAGCCTTGTCCAAAGCCCAATATTGCGTCTTCCCGGCCACCTTCACGGCTCTCAGCGCCTGCTTGCGGTTGCCTTTCTCCC
It includes:
- a CDS encoding DUF2586 family protein, encoding MKPDVTFTLGNGALGGSDPSGDGVAGLVLSGTATDHIGLNEAKAVHSLAEAEALGLTGLALAEVREFYGQAGDGQELWLLLVSGETSLEDICDVTKDLAKKLLQASNGRVRIWGVNPERAESYTPTITEGLDPDVYAAMGKAQALCEDLAGRHMPTRCILPGRAWDGDVSKLKNLKTASDNRVQITMHGAKATEEAKVGFLLGLYSKIAVQRNIGRVASGDLGVDEAYLTDGATTAEAFVPKADTLHDKGYVFPLVRVGKAGYFYNDDPAATSNTDDYASFARGRVIDKVQRIAYGVYLDFVNDDYAVDRGGRISPGELKRLQGKIDDAVNQAMTANGEISAFGSYVDAGQDTLGTGKTEVRLSVLPRSYHKNIEVNLGFAKSLE